The genomic stretch CGCTAgtcagtgaaataaatatttgttagtaATGAGCACTAAAAAAtcaaatgcttttctttcatATGGTTGATTGGAAGGGAGAATCATTAAACCAGCCGCTTGCCTTTGATGTTGTAAGTAGAAAATAGCGGCAGTTGCAGTTATATAATCAAGTATTTGCTCATTTTACACATCTGACGATAGGATGAATAAAGATATCGTTGACATAGCTGGTAATAACATTTGTAATGGATgttctataattataaaacagcAATCGGATATCTGGTAAAATTAATAACAGCCAGGCTGGTGCTGCACACTGCCAACATCCATGTTGTCCAGTCACTTGGCTCTTACTCATAGCTGACATGTGGACATTTGGTCATTAACACGTGCTCTGTCCACTGCAGGAACCTTCGTGTCGGGGCTGACAGTTCTGTGCGGGGCGCACGTGCGGCCACCGGGCGCCAGCCGGCGCGGGGTTGTGTGGGTAAACAGCGGTGTGGCGCTGCTGCAGTTCCTTCTCACCTTCCTCCTGCTGCTCGGGTGGATCTGGAGCATCATGTGGGGTACAGCTTTCCTCACCATCTCGGGTGCGTAACTAGCTTCAACACACACTCCCAACTGGATAGCTAagaatgctgctgctgatgagataTTAGTGAACTCCATCTGAAGAGTTTTTCTGTCACAGGTCTAAACTATAGTAGATAGATATACgtaaatttatttatcttccATGAATAAAATGGATGAAGTACTGAGTCCCTGTTCCTAGAGGATTTTCTAACCAAATTTGGTATGAGTATACAATGAAATATATATCTGTATGATAAAGTTTTATGGAGTAAGCTTTGTCAGGTAAATGAGTTAATATCATAAACCGGCAATAGTTTCCCCCAGTGTCTATAATAGCCATCAACatcatcttattttctgtcagtgTGACCAAGACAGGTGTACGAATATGCAAACTAGTAATTTCTCATACATGAATTTGTCGGTGTAGACGAATATTACaagaagaacaaaggaaatgGAGCGGCAGGGGCGCAGCCTACTCCGTCACCAACACCAGAGAAGAACCACCCTCCAAGAAACAGCAGTCCGACTTCTCCTCCGCACTCGGCCACCAGGGGGCGCCCAAACAAGCCTCCGGACAACGTCTCGGCGGGACAAGTGTCGCAGAGCAACGGACTGACGGTGGCCACAGTCGGGTGCGCACCCGGCGCCTCGCCAGACCTTTTCTTGGCGCCGTGCACGTCCAACGGACGCAGCCAGCCGATGATCGTGCTGCAGGAGGCGCCAGTGAGTGTGAACCATCCCGACATGCCGTGCGCTGTCCCCACCAGGACTCTCATGCATGCGCGCACGAGACACGAGAAAATTTTGCAGCGACAGATGTCGGACAACGAGCTGTCGCCGTTCATTCTGACCCATCAGAAACTAGAGGCCATCGTGATCCACGATATCCCGGTCTTGAGTAGACCCCCTCGCCCGCAGCTGTCGGCTGTGGAGGATTCTGACCCCGACCTCACCCCCTTGCCCAAAGTATGAGTcagaaggtcacgtgacccgcgTCCAAGACACGTTTATCCTCGGTGCTCAGGAATAAGATATTCCTAAAAATAACAGAGACCAAATACCGCTTATGATTAAGTGTTTAGAAGTGATTGTCAGCAAAGGACTAATGTTGacgaaaaaaagacatttccaCTGGTTTTTGTACTGTAGACATGCGCCATGTACCctgttcaaactttttttttttttcctgtttcaaaGCGAATGACTAATGGCTACTTTCAACATTCATGCCGGCGTCTGTTTTCAGAGCGACAGGTGCGATCTGAGTCTCTGAGTACTGAGTGAAATCGTACTGCGTAGCATGC from Pomacea canaliculata isolate SZHN2017 linkage group LG8, ASM307304v1, whole genome shotgun sequence encodes the following:
- the LOC112569957 gene encoding uncharacterized protein LOC112569957 gives rise to the protein MQVVYSGGSSTPTPSPRLQRKAYPGGYGRPMMPGYMMGHQPHQAVAQRSREKLTEGDTSLRDSIPAMSKPLAVTCLIFNILLPGLGTFVSGLTVLCGAHVRPPGASRRGVVWVNSGVALLQFLLTFLLLLGWIWSIMWGTAFLTISDEYYKKNKGNGAAGAQPTPSPTPEKNHPPRNSSPTSPPHSATRGRPNKPPDNVSAGQVSQSNGLTVATVGCAPGASPDLFLAPCTSNGRSQPMIVLQEAPVSVNHPDMPCAVPTRTLMHARTRHEKILQRQMSDNELSPFILTHQKLEAIVIHDIPVLSRPPRPQLSAVEDSDPDLTPLPKV